In 'Nostoc azollae' 0708, the following are encoded in one genomic region:
- a CDS encoding DUF4330 domain-containing protein, with translation MPILDSKGRLFGKINLLDLGAALVILLVIIGIFIFPGTSGSVAQVGTKTLPIEVDLVVRGLNIRNPEQLFKQGFSKGGKTNVIIRNQPYGQVGIKSIQQLERTITVPQPDGSVKELTDPRVNNFSTDFLLTLEGRAQVTDNGPVLGNSKVKIGMPFELEGFNYNFNASVIDIRLKDK, from the coding sequence ATGCCTATTTTAGATTCCAAAGGTCGGTTATTCGGCAAAATCAACTTACTCGATTTAGGTGCTGCGCTGGTAATCTTACTAGTGATAATTGGTATCTTTATCTTTCCCGGAACTTCCGGTTCTGTAGCTCAAGTCGGTACAAAAACACTACCTATAGAAGTAGACTTAGTAGTGCGTGGTTTAAACATCCGCAATCCTGAACAATTATTTAAACAAGGATTTAGCAAAGGCGGTAAAACAAATGTCATTATCCGCAATCAACCCTATGGTCAAGTAGGAATTAAATCCATTCAACAACTAGAAAGGACTATTACTGTTCCTCAACCAGATGGTTCAGTTAAAGAATTAACAGATCCTAGAGTAAATAATTTTAGTACAGATTTTCTCTTGACTTTAGAAGGAAGAGCTCAAGTTACCGATAACGGGCCAGTTTTAGGTAATAGTAAAGTAAAAATCGGGATGCCTTTTGAATTGGAAGGTTTTAACTATAACTTCAACGCTTCTGTAATTGATATTCGCTTAAAAGATAAATAG
- the mtnA gene encoding S-methyl-5-thioribose-1-phosphate isomerase: MLYPVVWKNNSVLLIDQTRLPNEYAVVEIHRSEDMAEAIRTMIVRGAPAIGVAAAYGIYLGAREIETSDRQEFLHRLEKVAQLLRSTRTTAVNLFWAIGRMMQTAYRSLGTIAEIKQILLETAQTINAEDIQTCQQIGDHGLEALPKTPEKLTILTHCNAGALATAGYGTALGVVRSAWREGRLTRVFADETRPRLQGAKLTAWECVQEGIPVRVITDNMAAHCMKQGFIDAVVVGADRIAANGDAANKIGTYGLAIVAKAHNIPFFVAAPISTIDVALAEGSQIPIEERHPVEIYQVGNTILTPSGVEFYNPAFDVTPADLITAIITENGAFAPGELIKSKLK, translated from the coding sequence ATGCTTTACCCCGTTGTTTGGAAAAATAACTCAGTTTTACTAATCGACCAAACCCGCTTACCAAATGAGTATGCTGTGGTAGAAATCCACCGCAGTGAAGACATGGCTGAAGCAATCAGAACTATGATTGTTAGAGGTGCGCCGGCGATTGGTGTGGCTGCGGCTTATGGTATATATTTGGGTGCAAGGGAAATTGAAACTAGCGACAGACAAGAGTTTTTACACCGTTTAGAAAAAGTTGCCCAGTTATTGCGTTCTACCCGTACCACAGCAGTAAACTTATTTTGGGCTATAGGTAGAATGATGCAAACTGCCTATAGAAGTTTAGGAACAATCGCAGAAATTAAACAAATTCTCCTAGAAACTGCGCAAACTATCAACGCTGAAGATATCCAAACCTGTCAACAAATAGGTGATCATGGCTTAGAAGCTTTACCGAAAACTCCCGAAAAATTAACCATACTTACTCACTGTAATGCCGGTGCTTTAGCAACTGCTGGTTATGGTACTGCATTGGGTGTAGTGCGTTCCGCTTGGAGAGAAGGAAGATTAACACGAGTATTTGCAGATGAAACTCGTCCCCGTTTACAAGGTGCAAAACTCACCGCTTGGGAATGTGTACAAGAAGGAATTCCCGTTAGAGTTATTACTGATAATATGGCCGCACACTGCATGAAACAAGGTTTCATTGATGCAGTTGTGGTCGGTGCTGATAGAATTGCTGCAAATGGGGACGCTGCTAATAAAATCGGTACTTACGGTTTAGCAATTGTTGCTAAAGCCCATAATATTCCGTTCTTTGTTGCTGCACCTATTTCTACCATTGATGTTGCTTTAGCTGAAGGTAGTCAAATTCCCATTGAAGAACGTCACCCAGTAGAAATTTATCAAGTTGGTAACACTATTCTTACACCTTCAGGAGTGGAATTTTATAACCCTGCTTTTGATGTTACTCCCGCAGATTTAATTACAGCCATTATTACAGAAAATGGTGCTTTTGCTCCTGGTGAGTTGATTAAATCTAAGTTAAAATAA
- a CDS encoding alpha/beta hydrolase → MDANWGLGIGNWKITLNQLPITNYQLPITNHQSLIYALPRCLEK, encoded by the coding sequence GTGGATGCGAATTGGGGACTGGGAATTGGGAACTGGAAAATAACTCTTAACCAATTACCAATTACCAATTACCAATTACCAATCACCAATCACCAATCACTAATTTATGCTTTACCCCGTTGTTTGGAAAAATAA
- a CDS encoding dipeptide ABC transporter ATP-binding protein: MSESLFSIKNLRVAYPQRHREEVTWAVDDVSFTLQPGERMGLVGESGCGKSTIGRAVMRLLPSSSQLEGQVIFHGYSVLNLTPTQLREFRGEAVALIFQDPMTRLDPLMTIGNHCLETLQAHSPELSTQQAKVKALATLEKVKIPPNRWNQYPHEFSGGMRQRVVIALALLLNPKLIVADEPTTSLDVTVSAQILQELTRLCAEENMGLLLISHDLAMVAKYCDRIGVMYHGKMVEMGKTSSVFSNPQHEYTQSLLKAALHIQAFDEVEDQSPSPIINHQSPILKITALKQHYTIEPNFIERLFKGSGQTIKAVDGIDLELYPGEILGLVGESGCGKSTLSRTILQLIPPISGKVEFLGQELTKVSQQRIRSSRRQIQMIFQDPHACLNPAMTVGQSIADPLLIHNLANAEKAKGKVLWMLEKVGLTPAELYYQRYPSDLSGGQQQRVAIARALITRPKLVICDEPVSMLDASVQTQVLDLMLQLKAEFELTYLFITHDLWLARFFCDRIAVMNGGKIVEIGRTKEVFINPQHPYTKTLLAAAPLLAKV, encoded by the coding sequence ATGAGTGAATCCTTATTTAGTATTAAGAATTTGCGTGTAGCTTATCCACAACGTCACCGAGAAGAAGTAACTTGGGCGGTTGATGATGTATCTTTTACCCTCCAACCTGGTGAAAGAATGGGTTTGGTAGGAGAGTCTGGTTGTGGTAAATCTACAATCGGACGGGCAGTAATGCGTTTGTTACCCTCCTCAAGTCAGCTAGAGGGACAGGTAATTTTTCATGGATACTCAGTATTAAACCTAACACCTACTCAGCTAAGAGAATTTCGAGGTGAAGCTGTAGCTTTAATTTTTCAAGACCCGATGACACGCCTTGATCCGTTGATGACTATTGGTAATCATTGTCTAGAGACTTTACAAGCACATTCCCCGGAATTATCCACACAGCAAGCAAAGGTAAAAGCCTTAGCAACTTTAGAAAAGGTGAAAATTCCTCCTAATCGCTGGAATCAGTATCCCCATGAGTTTAGCGGAGGCATGCGTCAACGAGTTGTGATCGCACTAGCTTTACTTCTTAATCCTAAACTAATTGTTGCTGATGAGCCCACAACTAGTTTAGATGTGACAGTCTCCGCCCAGATTTTACAAGAATTGACGCGATTGTGTGCAGAGGAAAACATGGGATTATTATTAATTTCCCATGATTTGGCAATGGTCGCGAAATATTGCGACCGCATTGGTGTTATGTATCATGGCAAAATGGTAGAAATGGGAAAAACATCATCTGTATTTAGTAATCCCCAACATGAATATACCCAATCTCTATTAAAAGCAGCTTTACATATACAAGCATTTGATGAAGTTGAAGATCAGTCCCCATCACCCATTATCAATCATCAATCACCAATTTTAAAAATTACAGCACTTAAACAACATTACACCATTGAACCTAATTTTATTGAACGTCTATTTAAAGGATCAGGTCAAACAATTAAAGCTGTAGATGGCATTGACTTAGAATTATACCCAGGCGAAATATTAGGATTAGTAGGAGAATCTGGTTGTGGGAAAAGTACACTTTCCAGAACAATCTTACAGTTAATTCCTCCTATATCTGGAAAAGTCGAGTTTTTAGGACAAGAATTAACTAAAGTATCGCAGCAAAGAATCCGTTCCTCTCGCCGACAAATACAAATGATATTCCAAGATCCTCACGCCTGTTTAAATCCAGCCATGACTGTGGGACAAAGTATAGCTGATCCTTTATTAATTCACAATTTAGCGAATGCTGAAAAAGCCAAAGGAAAGGTTTTGTGGATGTTAGAAAAAGTGGGACTAACACCAGCAGAACTTTATTATCAACGTTATCCATCTGACTTATCTGGAGGACAACAACAACGAGTTGCGATCGCACGGGCTTTAATTACTCGTCCTAAACTAGTAATATGTGATGAACCAGTGAGTATGCTAGATGCAAGTGTACAGACACAAGTTCTAGATTTGATGTTGCAATTAAAAGCCGAATTCGAGTTAACTTACTTGTTTATCACCCATGATTTATGGTTAGCGAGATTTTTTTGCGATCGCATCGCCGTTATGAATGGTGGTAAAATAGTTGAAATAGGTCGCACCAAAGAAGTTTTCATCAATCCCCAACATCCCTACACCAAAACCCTCCTAGCTGCTGCACCTTTATTAGCCAAGGTTTAA
- a CDS encoding class I SAM-dependent methyltransferase — protein sequence MSKNPTSKSYTTNINHSDKWQERIAEVAYRFNKQYQNQPFEVSDEVRAMPIFREWTTGFLNSRIVSPFWEIAQPQEKQHCLDIGCGVSFLIYPWRDWQACFYGQEISNIARDTLNSRGSQLNSKLFKGVELGASHHLNHPSGQFDLVIATGFSCYFPLDYWHLVLLEVKRVLKPEGYFVFDILNSEQPLAEDWAILETYLGAEVFLETASEWEKTIKTAGAKIVKRQLGELFELYKVRF from the coding sequence ATGTCTAAAAATCCAACATCAAAATCTTACACAACGAATATAAATCACTCAGACAAATGGCAAGAAAGAATAGCCGAAGTAGCATATCGCTTCAATAAACAATATCAAAATCAACCCTTTGAAGTATCAGATGAAGTACGAGCAATGCCAATATTTCGAGAATGGACTACAGGCTTTTTAAATAGTAGAATTGTTTCACCATTCTGGGAAATTGCCCAACCTCAAGAAAAGCAACACTGCTTAGATATCGGTTGCGGTGTCAGTTTTTTAATATATCCTTGGCGAGATTGGCAAGCATGTTTCTATGGGCAAGAAATCAGTAACATAGCACGCGATACTCTCAATTCCCGTGGTTCACAGTTGAACTCAAAACTTTTCAAAGGTGTAGAATTAGGGGCATCACATCATTTAAACCATCCTTCCGGACAATTTGATTTAGTAATAGCTACCGGATTTAGTTGTTATTTTCCACTGGATTATTGGCATCTTGTATTACTAGAAGTTAAACGGGTATTAAAACCCGAAGGATACTTTGTATTTGACATTCTCAATTCAGAACAACCTTTAGCAGAAGATTGGGCAATTTTGGAAACTTATTTAGGTGCTGAGGTATTTCTAGAAACTGCATCTGAATGGGAAAAAACTATTAAAACCGCAGGTGCTAAAATAGTAAAACGTCAATTAGGAGAATTATTCGAGTTATACAAAGTCAGATTTTGA
- a CDS encoding penicillin-binding transpeptidase domain-containing protein translates to MRQAFKNSTVWFYKVLAHKVGYVRMQQWIHKVIYGNRPIGTSADIDRL, encoded by the coding sequence TTGCGTCAAGCGTTCAAAAATTCAACCGTCTGGTTTTATAAAGTTCTAGCACACAAAGTTGGATATGTACGAATGCAGCAATGGATTCATAAAGTCATTTATGGCAACCGTCCCATTGGTACCTCCGCAGATATTGATCGTTTATAG
- the pyrE gene encoding orotate phosphoribosyltransferase, translated as MSYSTETSNQSDIWAITTDLTTLRQKLLDLFCRLAYQEGDFVLSSGQRSFYYINGKQVTLHPQGALAVGRLLLHLLPIDTQGVAGLTLGADPIVSAVSVVSVYENRLLPALIIRKEAKGHGTMAYIEGPTLPAGAKVVVLEDVVTTGQSALKAVERLQAAGYTVNRVISLIDRLQGGAELYKSAGLQFDALFSIQDLQEEYRKIAGKR; from the coding sequence ATGTCTTATTCTACTGAAACATCTAACCAATCAGATATTTGGGCAATTACTACTGATTTAACTACCTTGCGTCAGAAGTTACTCGATTTATTTTGCCGACTTGCTTATCAAGAAGGTGATTTTGTTCTCTCTTCTGGACAACGTAGTTTTTACTATATTAATGGTAAACAGGTAACACTGCATCCTCAAGGTGCTTTGGCAGTAGGACGATTGTTGTTACACCTCCTACCAATAGATACACAGGGAGTAGCAGGTCTAACACTGGGTGCTGATCCCATTGTTTCAGCAGTGAGTGTAGTTTCTGTTTATGAAAATCGACTCCTACCCGCGTTGATTATTCGTAAAGAAGCTAAAGGTCATGGCACAATGGCTTATATAGAAGGACCTACCTTGCCAGCAGGTGCAAAAGTAGTGGTGCTAGAAGATGTTGTCACTACGGGGCAGTCTGCACTGAAAGCGGTTGAACGTCTGCAAGCAGCAGGTTATACTGTAAATCGAGTAATTTCTTTGATAGACCGACTACAAGGAGGCGCAGAGTTATATAAATCTGCTGGCCTGCAGTTTGATGCGTTGTTTTCAATTCAGGATCTTCAAGAAGAGTACCGTAAAATAGCAGGTAAGAGGTGA
- the psbA gene encoding photosystem II q(b) protein: MTTTLQQRSTANVWDRFCEWITSTENRIYIGWFGVLMIPTLVSAIACFVIAFIAAPPVDIDGIREPVAGSLLYGNNIISGAVVPSSNAIGLHFYPIWEAASLDEWLYNGGPYQLVIFHFLIGVACYLGREWELSYRLGMRPWICVAFSAPVAAATAVFLIYPIGQGSFSDGMPLGISGTFNFMIVFQAEHNILMHPFHMLGVAGVFGGSLFSAMHGSLVTSSLVRETTETESQNYGYKFGQEEETYNIVAAHGYFGRLIFQYASFNNSRSLHFFLAAWPVIGIWFTALGVSTMAFNLNGFNFNQSIIDSQGRVIGTWADVINRANLGMEVMHERNAHNFPLDLAAGDVAPVALTAPPING; encoded by the coding sequence ATGACCACAACCTTACAACAGCGTTCAACCGCTAACGTATGGGATCGCTTCTGCGAGTGGATAACCAGCACTGAAAACCGGATTTACATCGGTTGGTTCGGTGTATTGATGATTCCTACCCTTGTATCTGCGATCGCTTGCTTCGTAATTGCATTTATCGCTGCTCCTCCCGTAGACATCGACGGTATCCGCGAACCAGTTGCAGGTTCTTTACTTTATGGAAACAACATCATATCTGGTGCAGTTGTTCCTTCTTCTAATGCGATCGGTTTGCACTTCTATCCAATCTGGGAAGCAGCTTCCTTAGATGAGTGGTTATACAACGGCGGTCCTTACCAATTGGTAATTTTCCACTTCTTAATCGGCGTAGCTTGCTACCTCGGTCGTGAATGGGAACTTTCTTACCGCTTAGGAATGCGTCCTTGGATTTGCGTAGCTTTCTCTGCACCTGTAGCAGCAGCAACCGCAGTATTTTTAATCTACCCAATCGGTCAAGGTTCATTCTCTGATGGTATGCCTTTGGGTATCTCTGGAACCTTCAACTTCATGATTGTGTTCCAAGCTGAACACAACATCTTGATGCACCCCTTCCACATGCTGGGTGTAGCTGGTGTATTCGGTGGTTCCTTGTTCTCCGCAATGCACGGTTCTTTGGTTACATCTTCCTTGGTTCGTGAAACAACGGAAACTGAATCTCAAAACTATGGGTACAAATTTGGTCAAGAAGAAGAAACCTACAACATTGTTGCCGCACACGGTTACTTCGGTCGCCTGATTTTCCAATACGCTTCCTTCAACAACAGCCGTTCACTTCACTTCTTCCTCGCTGCTTGGCCAGTAATCGGAATCTGGTTCACAGCATTGGGTGTCAGCACAATGGCGTTCAACTTGAACGGTTTCAACTTCAACCAATCCATCATTGATTCTCAAGGTCGTGTAATCGGTACATGGGCTGATGTAATCAACCGCGCTAACCTGGGTATGGAAGTAATGCACGAACGTAACGCTCACAACTTCCCCTTAGACTTAGCTGCTGGTGATGTTGCTCCTGTTGCTCTAACCGCACCTCCAATCAACGGCTAA
- a CDS encoding malic enzyme-like NAD(P)-binding protein, which translates to MANLTPNSSFSVTLRLQIPNRVGMLASVTQAIALSGGNLGQIDLIEQTRKQSIRDITVDAASTEHAETIVQAIKGLPDIKVISVYDRTFNLHRGGKISIASRIPLKSVSDLAMAYTPGVGRICTAIAQNPEEVYNLTIKQNTVAIVTDGSAVLGLGNLGASAALPVMEGKAMLFKEFAGLDAFPICLATQDTDEIVKAVKNIAPVFGGVNLEDIAAPRCFEIEKRLRQELDIPVFHDDQHGTAIVTLAALFNALKLVNKSIADIRIVINGAGAAGVAIACLLRKAGAEKILMCDSKGIISTNRTDLNEEKQEFAVKAQGTLAGAMQGADVFIGVSAPGVLTPEIVQGMTKDAIVFAMANPIPEIQPELAPKNVAVMATGRSDYPNQINNVLAFPGVFRGALDCRARRITTTMYLEAASAIASLVKPSDLNREHIIPSVFDSRVATAVAAAVQQAAREEGIAQS; encoded by the coding sequence ATGGCAAACTTAACTCCTAATTCTAGTTTCAGTGTGACGCTACGCTTACAAATTCCCAACCGGGTGGGGATGTTGGCTTCTGTAACACAGGCAATCGCACTCAGTGGTGGTAATCTAGGACAAATTGATTTAATTGAACAAACCCGCAAACAATCCATCCGTGATATTACAGTTGATGCGGCTAGTACAGAACACGCGGAAACTATTGTTCAAGCTATAAAAGGATTACCTGATATCAAGGTAATCAGTGTTTATGATCGCACCTTTAATTTACATCGTGGTGGCAAAATCAGCATCGCTAGTAGAATCCCTCTCAAAAGTGTTTCCGATTTAGCAATGGCTTACACTCCTGGAGTCGGTCGGATTTGCACTGCGATCGCCCAAAATCCAGAGGAAGTTTACAATCTTACTATAAAACAAAACACTGTCGCGATCGTCACCGATGGTAGTGCGGTTTTGGGTTTGGGGAATCTTGGAGCTAGTGCTGCTTTACCCGTGATGGAAGGTAAAGCCATGTTATTTAAAGAATTTGCAGGTCTTGATGCTTTCCCTATCTGTCTTGCTACCCAAGATACAGATGAAATTGTCAAAGCAGTGAAGAATATCGCTCCTGTGTTTGGTGGTGTGAATCTAGAAGATATTGCTGCACCCCGCTGTTTTGAAATTGAAAAAAGACTGCGACAAGAATTAGATATACCAGTTTTTCATGATGACCAACATGGTACAGCAATTGTTACTTTAGCTGCATTGTTTAATGCCTTAAAATTAGTCAATAAATCAATTGCAGACATCCGCATTGTGATTAATGGTGCTGGTGCAGCTGGAGTTGCGATCGCTTGTTTACTCCGCAAAGCAGGAGCAGAAAAAATCTTGATGTGTGACTCCAAAGGCATTATATCCACCAATCGCACTGATTTAAACGAAGAAAAACAAGAATTTGCAGTCAAAGCCCAAGGCACTTTAGCAGGTGCGATGCAAGGTGCAGATGTGTTTATCGGTGTGAGCGCACCCGGAGTTTTAACACCAGAAATAGTGCAAGGAATGACAAAGGATGCAATTGTGTTTGCCATGGCTAATCCCATCCCCGAAATCCAACCAGAATTAGCCCCCAAGAACGTGGCAGTTATGGCTACAGGTCGCAGTGACTACCCCAACCAAATCAATAATGTCCTGGCGTTTCCAGGGGTTTTTCGTGGGGCTTTAGATTGTCGGGCTAGAAGGATTACCACAACAATGTATTTAGAAGCAGCTAGTGCGATCGCATCTTTAGTTAAACCTTCCGACTTGAATCGAGAACATATTATTCCTTCAGTCTTTGATAGTCGTGTTGCTACCGCTGTTGCTGCTGCTGTACAACAGGCCGCACGAGAAGAAGGAATTGCTCAAAGTTAA
- the ribBA gene encoding bifunctional 3,4-dihydroxy-2-butanone-4-phosphate synthase/GTP cyclohydrolase II produces MSQPKTSQAFEFDSIDAALADLKAGRVIVVVDDENRENEGDLICPAQFATPDMINFMAVEARGLICLAMTGERLDELDLPLMVSNITDTNQTAFTVSIDAGPHLGVSTGISAEDRARTIQVTLNPVTQPLDLRRPGHIFPIRAKAGGVLKRAGHTEAAVDLARLAGLYPAGVICEIQNPDGSMARLQQLIEYAKTHKLKIISIADLISYRLQNDRLVYREIVTKLPSQFGQFDIYGYRHTLDNTDHVAIIKGDPANFQDEPVMVRMHSECLTGDALGSLRCDCRMQLNSALKMIENAGQGVVVYLRQEGRGIGLINKLKAYSLQDMGLDTVEANERLGFPADLRDYGMGAQILMDLGIKKIRLITNNPRKIAGVKGYGLEVVDRVPLLIEANDYNCSYLATKAKKLGHMLLQTYLVTVALHWEDEPDSVTQRYERLEKLRHLAKTNHLLLQEEARPLRVALFDKPSLTVHLGFDQPKVADANWYEQKGHPYLQAICQILDQLLNLPYVQKLDFLISSGSDPLTNLQVQLDRQAFNSDVLPSSLSDHLQTQQIYSFSK; encoded by the coding sequence GTGTCACAGCCTAAGACTAGCCAAGCCTTTGAATTTGATTCTATTGATGCCGCTTTAGCCGACCTCAAAGCGGGTCGTGTGATTGTGGTGGTAGATGACGAAAATCGAGAAAATGAAGGCGATTTAATTTGTCCTGCCCAATTTGCCACCCCCGACATGATAAATTTCATGGCGGTAGAAGCCAGAGGGCTAATTTGTCTAGCCATGACGGGCGAGCGCCTGGATGAACTAGACTTACCATTAATGGTCAGTAACATCACAGATACTAACCAGACTGCTTTTACTGTCAGCATTGACGCTGGTCCTCACTTGGGCGTTAGCACTGGCATTTCCGCAGAAGACCGCGCCCGTACTATTCAAGTTACCCTCAACCCTGTCACACAGCCGCTGGATTTACGACGTCCTGGGCATATTTTCCCGATTCGGGCTAAAGCTGGAGGTGTACTCAAACGGGCAGGACACACAGAAGCAGCAGTTGATTTAGCAAGACTAGCAGGATTATACCCCGCTGGGGTAATTTGTGAAATTCAAAATCCTGATGGTTCAATGGCAAGATTACAACAGTTAATCGAATATGCTAAAACGCATAAACTTAAAATTATTAGCATTGCCGATCTTATCAGCTATCGTCTCCAAAACGATCGCCTGGTGTATCGAGAAATCGTTACCAAGCTACCCAGTCAATTTGGACAATTTGATATTTACGGATACCGCCACACTTTAGATAATACTGACCATGTAGCGATCATCAAGGGCGACCCAGCAAACTTTCAAGATGAGCCTGTGATGGTGCGGATGCACTCCGAATGTTTGACGGGTGATGCTTTAGGTTCTTTGCGCTGTGACTGTAGAATGCAGTTAAATTCCGCATTGAAAATGATTGAAAATGCTGGTCAAGGTGTGGTTGTTTACCTGCGTCAAGAAGGACGGGGTATAGGCTTGATTAATAAACTCAAAGCCTACTCGTTGCAGGATATGGGACTTGATACCGTGGAAGCTAATGAGCGTTTAGGTTTTCCTGCTGATTTGCGCGATTATGGAATGGGGGCGCAAATACTCATGGATTTGGGTATTAAAAAGATCCGTCTGATTACCAATAATCCTCGTAAAATTGCTGGTGTCAAGGGCTATGGTTTGGAAGTTGTAGATCGAGTGCCTTTGTTAATTGAAGCCAATGATTATAACTGTTCTTACCTAGCTACAAAAGCCAAAAAGTTGGGACATATGTTGTTACAAACTTATCTGGTGACAGTAGCATTACACTGGGAAGATGAACCAGATTCAGTGACGCAACGCTATGAACGTTTAGAGAAACTTCGGCATTTAGCAAAAACGAATCATTTACTTTTACAAGAAGAAGCACGTCCGTTACGAGTTGCCTTATTTGATAAGCCATCGTTAACTGTTCATTTGGGATTTGACCAGCCAAAAGTTGCTGACGCTAATTGGTATGAACAGAAGGGTCATCCTTACTTGCAAGCAATTTGTCAGATTTTGGATCAATTACTAAATTTACCCTATGTCCAGAAGTTGGATTTCTTAATTTCTTCTGGTAGTGATCCTCTGACTAATTTGCAAGTACAGTTAGATCGGCAGGCATTTAATTCTGATGTACTACCTTCTTCTTTGAGCGACCACTTGCAGACACAGCAGATTTATAGTTTTAGTAAGTAG
- a CDS encoding peptidoglycan recognition family protein, translating into MRFRDWASRVTLVFFMFATLILVVFMSGSRQIQSHSNASTSEATVGSQYPQAQFPSVITTEEKKRTLSKAPINNQNQINKINTQYATTTAFSQYKPNLARAEVDPSNYGERYTKDANGVPLNNQPLVVLHETSNSASSAVNFFQTPHDDENVQASYHALITLDGTIIYLVPPDKRAFGAGNSVFKGINGMETVQTNPQLPPSVNNFAYNVSLETPRDAWGKTNIDQHSGYTEVQYDSLAWLIAQSQVLDDRITTHRAVDITNGKVDPLSFDFDKFFNKLHSFRELKTFNNAKKS; encoded by the coding sequence ATGAGATTTAGAGATTGGGCATCTAGAGTCACGCTCGTTTTTTTCATGTTTGCTACTCTGATTTTGGTAGTATTTATGAGTGGGTCAAGACAGATACAAAGTCATAGCAATGCTTCCACTTCAGAAGCTACTGTTGGGAGTCAATATCCACAAGCACAATTTCCGTCAGTAATAACTACAGAGGAAAAAAAGCGAACTTTATCTAAAGCACCTATTAATAATCAAAATCAAATTAATAAAATTAATACCCAATACGCCACTACTACCGCTTTTTCCCAATATAAACCCAATTTAGCTAGGGCTGAAGTAGACCCTAGCAATTATGGAGAACGATATACCAAAGATGCTAATGGTGTACCACTAAATAATCAACCTCTGGTCGTACTCCATGAAACTAGTAATTCTGCTTCTAGTGCAGTTAACTTTTTTCAGACACCACACGATGATGAAAATGTGCAAGCAAGTTATCATGCGTTAATTACACTCGATGGCACAATCATTTACTTAGTACCACCAGACAAACGCGCATTTGGTGCAGGTAATTCTGTTTTTAAGGGTATTAATGGTATGGAAACTGTACAGACTAATCCCCAGTTACCACCATCTGTGAATAATTTTGCCTATAATGTTTCCTTAGAAACTCCTCGTGATGCTTGGGGAAAAACTAATATCGACCAACACAGTGGTTATACTGAGGTTCAATATGATTCTTTAGCTTGGTTAATTGCTCAAAGTCAAGTTTTAGATGATAGAATTACAACCCATCGCGCTGTAGATATTACTAATGGGAAAGTTGATCCGTTAAGTTTTGATTTTGATAAATTTTTTAATAAATTGCATTCTTTTCGCGAGTTGAAAACTTTTAATAATGCGAAAAAGAGTTAG